A region from the Eptesicus fuscus isolate TK198812 chromosome 1, DD_ASM_mEF_20220401, whole genome shotgun sequence genome encodes:
- the LOC103302115 gene encoding LOW QUALITY PROTEIN: RING-box protein 2 (The sequence of the model RefSeq protein was modified relative to this genomic sequence to represent the inferred CDS: deleted 1 base in 1 codon), with translation MTDLEDGKQPCALSSHYGSTFSKSGGDKMFSLKKWNAVATWSWHMECDTCTICRAQVMMPVFDVKLKTNKRLTYWFGENAIISSTTAACP, from the exons ATGACAGACCTGGAAGATGGTAAGCAGCCCTGTGCCCTGTCCTCTCACTATGGGAGCACATTCTCCAAGTCGGGAGGTGACAAAATGTTCTCTCTCAAGAAGTGGAACGCAGTGGCCACGTGGAGCTGGCACATGGAGTGCGATACATGCACCATCTGCAGGGCCCAGGTGATG ATGCCTGTCTTCGATGTCAAGCTGAAAACAAACAAGAGG CTTACATATTGGTTTGGGGAGAATGCAATCATTTCTTCCACAACTGCTGCATGTCCCTGA